Within Xanthomonas theicola, the genomic segment GAACGCGATTCCCGCCCAGCAGCGCGAACTCGCCGCGGTCGCGATGCCATGAGCACCACCAGCATCGAATCGCTGCACGCCGACCTACAGCGGTTGCAGCAGGTGTTGCAAGGTGACGACCACGCGCTGGCCGGACGCATGGTCGCCGAGCACGAGCAGCGCCTGCGCCAGTACCTGCAACAGCCCGGCGTGTCGCGCCACGGGCTGGGCTCGCTGCTGGAACTGCAGAAATCCGTGATCGCGCAGATGCGCCGGGCGCGCGACGAAGCCGGCGACTGGCTGCGCGCCAATCGCCAGTCCAACAATGTCGCACGCGCCTATTCGCAGGCCGGATCGCTCAGATGAGCGGCGCGTCCGACGGCGCCGTGCACCATCCTGCCGAAGCCGAGCTGTTCCACGACACGCTCAGCTGCGAACTGGCACTGCCGGCCGACTTCACGCTCGGCAACGGCAGCGGCCGCTTCGGCGCAGGCGAAGCGCTGCTGCGCGGCCTGACCCAGATCGAGGACCTGCGCAGCGAAGACGGTACCGAGGAACGCGGCGAGCTGCCCCTGCAGTTGCAGCGCATGGACGCCAAGCTCGACCTGATGCTGGTGCTGCTGGGCCGCCTGACCCGGCAACACGAGGATGCCCTGCCGCTACGTCCCCTGCGTTGGTCGCATCGCGGCCTGAGACTGGAACTGGGGTCGCGTTCGGGTGCCGCCCCGGGCGCGGCCGGCCTGCTGCGCCTGCAGCCCTCGGACTGGCTGCCCGACCACCTGGAACTGCCGGTCAAGGTCCTGGCCGAAGCCGTCGCCGGCAGCGGCTTCTATCTCTGGCTACGATTCGAGACACTGCCGCCCGGCCTGGAAGAAGCCCTGGAACGCCACCTGTTCCGCCTGCACCGGCGCCAGATCGCCGACAGCCGGCGCGCGGCCGGGCGGGTCCCGCCCGCGCCCTGAGCCTGCGCGAGGTTGGCGCCGGCGGCGCGCTCGGCTAAGGTGCGGGACTAGCGAGAGGGACCTTCCACCGTGCGAGTCATCATCGTCGACGATCACACACTGGTTCGCGCCGGTCTCAGCCGGCTGTTGCAGACGTTCGCCGACATCGACGTGGTCGCCGAGGCCAGCAACGCGCAGCAGGCGGTGGACCTGGTCACCCTGCACCGCCCCGACCTGGTGCTGATGGACCTGTCGCTGCCCGGGCGCAGCGGCCTGGACGCGTTGACCGACGTGCTGCAGACCTCGCCCCGGACCCGGGTGGTGATGATGTCGATGCACGACGACCCGGTGCACGTGCGCGATGCGCTGGACCGCGGCGCCACCGGCTTCGTGGTCAAGGACGCCGCTCCGCTGGAGCTGGAACTGGCGCTGCGCGCGGCCAGCGCCAACCAGGTGTTCCTGAGCCCGCAGATCTCCTCGAAGATGATCGCGCCGATGCTCGGCCGCGAGCGCCCGGTCGGCATCGCCGCGCTGTCGCCGCGGCAGCGCGAGATCCTGCGCCAGATCGGACGCGGCCAGAGCAACAAGGAAATCGCCTCGGACCTGGGGATCAGCGTCAAGACGGTTGAGACCCACCGCGCGCGGATGATGGAGTCGCTGGGCTGCCGCCGCGCCAACGACCTGGTGCTGCTGGCCGCGCGCCACCAGAACGAACTGACCTGAGCGCAGGCCGCAACGGGTTCCCGACGCCCCGCGCTGGCATGCCGCTTGCCTTAACCGGTCAGTTGCCGCCGTGAAACCATCGACGCCCGCCAGCGCTGGCGCTACGGCGCCGACCTACCGGCGCCCCCTACATCGATGTAGGGATTTTTCCTACAAGCCGTCGGGAATTTGACTACCCCGCTCAGGAACCTCCCGATTCTGTTACCGTCAGGTGGCAAGCACTATGCATTCCACGGGCGCCAGAGGCTTGGCGCCAAACCGAGGAAGTTCGCATGAAGCCGACCGTCTCCGCCCAGCTAGGCCAGCAACTCCACCTGACCCCGCAATTGCTGCAATCGATCCGGTTGCTGCAACTGGACGGGATGCAATTGGAAATGGAAATCCGGCGCGCGCTGGAAACCAATCCGCTGCTGGAACTGGAAGAGCCGGAAGGCGTGCTCGAGCCGGTCGTCAACCACGACACCGCGCTGGAAACCGCCGCCTTCGACGAATTGCCCGAGTCCTCGATGTGGGACATCCCCGCCGCCGGCTGGAGCGAAGGCGAAGACGACCGCATGCAGCGCATCGCTGCCGGCGAGTCCACCGATCCGCAGCTGCGCGTGCTGCAGCGCCTGGCGCTGGAACTGGACGAACGCGAACTGGAAGTGGCCGCGTTCTGGCTGGAGCACAGCGACGATGCCGGCTACCTGGACGGCGCGCTGGACACGCTGACCCTGCTCGCCTGCGCGCGCTTCGACGGCTCCGCCGCACAGGTGGAAGCGGTGCGCCAGCAGCTGCTGCACGGCGACCCCGCCGGCTTGGCCGCGTGCGACCTGCGCGAATGCCTGAGCGTGCAGCTGGCCGCCCTGCCCGGCCGCGTCGCCGGCCGCCACCTGGCCGCGCGCATCCTCGACGGCGACCTGAACCTGCTGGCCAGCCACGACTACGCGCTGCTCGCCCGCCAGCTCGATGCCGAGACCGACGACGTGCGCGAGGCGGTGCGGCTGATCCTGTCGCTGCAGCCGCGTCCCGGCGACAGCCTGCTGCCGGAGAACCTGGGCCATGTGATCCCGGACGTGGTCGCCTGGCACAGCGACGGCACCTGGCGGGTCGCGCTGAACCCGGCCACCACCCACCGCGTCACCGTCAATCCGATGCACGAGCGCGCCCTGGCCGAGGCCGGCGAGACGGCGGCGCCGCTGCGCGAAATGCTGCAGGAAGCGCGCTGGCTGACCCGCGGCCTGTCGATGCGCTACGAGACCCTGCTGCGCACCACCCGCGCCATCGTCGAGCGCCAGGCGGTGTTCCTGGTCAAGGGCGAGGAGGCGATGGCGCCGCTGACCCTGAAGGAGGTGGCCGACGCGATCGGCATGCACGAGTCCACCGTCTCGCGCATCACCACCGGCAAGTACCTGCAGACCCCACGCGGCACCTTCGAACTGAAGCACTTTTTCGCCGTGCGTCTGGACGGCGCCGCGGTCTCGGGGCAGGCGGTGCGCGCGATGGTGCGGCGCCTGATCGAGTCCGAGCCCTCGGGGCGGCCGCTGGCCGACGAGGCGATCGCCGGGCTGCTGTCGCGACAGGGCGTGAACGTGGCCAGGCGCACCGTGGCCAAGTACCGTGAACAACTGGATATCGCCCCCGCCCGCGAACGCCGCCGCACCAAACCGCTGCTGGCCCGCGCAGGCTAAGGAAACAATGCACATGAACAAACTGTCCGTGCTTCTGGTCGACGACCACGAAGGCTTCATCAACGCCGCGATGCGCCACTTCCGCAAGCTCGACTGGATGGAGGTGATCGGCAGCGCCGCCAACGGCCTGGAGGCGATCGAGCGTTCCGAGTCGCTGCGTCCGCAGGTGGTGCTGATGGACCTGGCCATGCCGGAGATGGGCGGCCTGCAGGCCACGCGCCTGATCAAGACCCAGGACCAGGCCCCGTACATCGTGATCGCCAGCCATTTCGACGATGCCGAGCACCGCGAGCACGCCATGCGCGCCGGCGCCGACAATTTCGTCAGCAAGCTGTCCTACATCCAGGAAGTGATGCCGATCCTGGAGGGCTTGCGCACAGAGGGAGTCCCGGCATGAGCGAATCGCGGATCCTGGTGATCGACGACGACGCGATGCGCGCCGAACGCACGGTCAGCCTGCTCGAGTTCATGGACCTCAACCCGCGCTGGGTGACCGACGTGGCCGACGTCAATCCCGGCCGCCACCGGCAGAGCGAATGGATGGCGATCCTGGTCGGCGGGCTCGACGACCAGGCCCAGGCTGACGCGTTCTTCGGCTGGGTCGCGCGCAGCGCGCTGCCGCCGCCGGTGCTGCTGCTCGACGGCGAGGCGCAGGCGTTCGCGCGGCGTCATGGCCTGCACGAGGCCAACGTGTGGCAACTGGAAGCGCCGCTGCGGCATGCGCAGCTGGAAGCGCTGCTGCGCCGCGCCAGCCTCAAGCGCCTGGACGCCGAACACCAGGCCGGGGCGGTGCAGGACAACGGCCCGACCGGCAACAGCGCCGCGGTCGCCCGGCTGCGGCGGCTGATCGACCAGGTCGCCGCGTTCGACACGACGGTGCTGGTGCTCGGCGAGTCGGGCACCGGCAAGGAAGTGGTCGCGCGCGCGATCCACCAGCAGTCGCCGCGCCGCGACGGCCCGTTCGTGGCGATCAACTGCGGCGCGATCCCGCCGGACCTGCTGGAAAGCGAGCTGTTCGGGCACGAGAAGGGCTCCTTCACCGGCGCGTTGAACGCGCGCAAGGGCCGCTTCGAGATGGCCGAGGGCGGCACCCTGCTGCTCGACGAGATCGGCGACATGAGCCTGCCGATGCAGGTCAAGCTGCTGCGCGTGCTGCAGGAGCGCAGCTTCGAGCGCGTCGGCGGCAACGTCACCATCCGTTGCAACGTGCGTGTGATCGCCGCCACCCACCGCAACCTGGAAGAACGCATCGCCGGCAACCAGTTCCGCGAGGATCTGTTCTACCGGCTCAACGTGTTCCCGATCGAGATGCCGGCGCTGCGCGAGCGCAGCGACGACCTGCCGGCGCTGGTCAACACCATCGCCGCGCAACTGGCACGCACCGGGCGCGGCGAAGTGCGCTTCTCCGAAGAGGCGCTGCAGGCGTTGCGCGGCTACGACTGGCCGGGCAACGTGCGCGAACTGACCAACCTGGTCGAACGCCTGGCGGTGCTGCATCCCAGCGGCCTGGTGCGGGTGCAGGACCTGCCGGCGCGCTACCGCGGCGACTTCGCCTCCTCGATCGACGTGTCGGCGCCGCCGGCGCCGATCGCCGCGGCCGATCCGCGCCGTGCGCCCAACCTGGTCGACCTGCACGTCGCGCCCAAGGCGCTCTCCGATCCGCCCGAGTCGGCCGCACGGGCCGCGGCGACGCTGCCGGAGAGCGGCCTGGACCTGCGTGGGCACATGGCCAACATCGAGCTGGCGCTGATCAACGAAGCCCTGGAGCGCACCCAGGGCGTGGTCGCGCACGCGGCGCAGCTGCTGGGCCTGCGCCGCACCACCTTGGTGGAGAAGCTGCGCAAGTACGGCATCGACCGCGACCAGACCGAACTGGCCGGCTGACGGCCGCGGCCGCTGCCTGCGCCGCCGCGGCGCCGCGGACTTGCTGCGCTACGCAACGACCGCGGCCAGAACTCGCCCATCGCATCGCGTGGCGACCCGGCCGCCGCGTCCGGCCGGCGGGGTGCGGCTGCGTCGCGGGGCGCGGAACCGTGGTGCGCGTCCGCTTCCTCGCCACCATCGCAGAATGAAGTGGACACGTCCTGTTGGCATATCGCTTGCTTCCAGAACCATAATCCCGTCGGAACGATCCGCGTCGCGGATGCTCCACACGTACCCAGCGCAGGCCACCATGCCCATTCCCGTCACCAGTCCGCTGCTGCCCCCCCTGGACGAGTTCGTGCCGTACCTGGAGAAGATCTGGAGCAGCCGCATCCTGACCAACGGCGGCGACATGCACCGGACCCTGGAGAAGGCGCTGGCGGACTACCTGGGCGTGGGACACCTGGCCTTGCTGACCAACGGCACGCTCGCCCTGCTCACCGCGCTGCAGGCCCTGCGCGTCACCGGCGAAGTGATCACCACGCCCTATTCGTTCGTCGCCACCGCGCACGCGCTGCTATGGAAAGGGATCAAGCCGGTCTTCGTCGACATCGATCCGGTCACGCTGAACCTGGACCCGCAGCGGATCGAGGCGGCGATCACCCCGCAGACCACCGCTATCATGCCGGTGCACTGCTACGGCACGCCGTGCGACACCGCCGCGATCGAACGCGTCGCCGACACCTACAACCTCAAGGTCATCTACGATGCCGCGCACGCCTTCGGGGTCAAGGACGAAGGCGGCTCGATCCTGCGCCACGGCGACCTCAGCGTGCTCAGCTTCCATGCCACCAAGGTGTTCAACACGTTCGAGGGCGGCGCCATCGTCTGCCCGGACGAAAAGACCTACCAGCGCATCAGCCGGCTGAAGAACTTCGGCTTCGTCGACGAGACCACGGTGGTGGCCACCGGCATCAACGGCAAGATGAACGAGGTGAGCGCGGCATTCGGGCTGCTGCAGCTGAGCCACATCGACCGTGCGCTGGCGCAACGCCGCCAGATCGACGGCGATTACCGGCGGCGCCTGGCGCGGGTGCGCGGCGTGCGCTGCCTGGCGCCACGCTCGCCGGCGTTGGCCAACTACGCCTCGTTCCCGATCCTGATCGAGGACGACTTCCCATCGACCCGCGACGGCCTGCATCAGTTGATGCGCAGCCACGATGTGCTCGTGCGCCGCTACTTCTATCCGCTGATCAGCGATTTCCCGATGTACCGCGGCCTGCCCTCGGCGGCCCCCGCCGGGCTGCCGGTCGCGCGCCAGATGGCCGAGCGGGTGCTGTGCCTGCCGATCTATCCGGGCCTGAGCCCTGCCGACGTGGACCTCATCGCCAACCTCATCGCCGATGCCGGCAGCGCATCGGCCTGCGCCCCCGCGCGCAGCCGCACCGTAACCACCCCCTCCCCCGCCCACCCCGTGGAGCACGAATGAGCCAAGCAACGTTTATCGAGAACTTCCTGTCGGCCACCGACTTCCAGAATCCGGTCGAGGTGACCCCGGAGACGGTGCTGCGCGAACTGCCCGAATGGGATTCGCTGGCGGCATTGGGCGTGATCGTGATGTTCGACATGGAATACGGCAAGACCATCACCGGCGAACACCTGGCCGCCGCCGTCACCGTGGGCGACCTCTACCAGTTGACCGAGGCGTAGCATGCCGACCTCCACACTGCACAACGTGCGTTTTGCCGGCATGGCGACCTGCGTGCCCAGGCGCATCGTCTCCAACCTGACCGATTGCCGGCCGCAGATCCGCTCCGAGCGCGAGCGGCTGGTGCGCAACATCGGCATCGAGACCCGGCGCATGGCGCAGGAGTGGCAGTGCTTCTCGGACCTGGCGTTCGATGCCGCACAGGCCTTGCTGGAACGGCTGCAGTGGCAGCGCGAGGAGGTCGATGCGCTGATCGTGGTGACCCAGTCGCCGGACTACCCGATCCCGGCGACCGCGATCATCCTGCAGGACCGGCTGGGCCTGTCGCATGCCACGGTCGCCTTCGACGTCAACCTGGGCTGCTCGGCCTATCCGTTCGGCATCAACCTGCTGGGCTCGATGATCGCCGCCGGCGGGGTCAAGAAGGGCCTGCTGCTGGTGGGCGACCGCAGCGCCAACCTGGAGGACCCGATCTTCTCCGATTCGGGAACCGCCACCGCGCTGGAATTCAGCGCCGACGCCGCGCCGATGTATTTCGACCTCAACAGCGACGGCAGCGGCTACAAGGCGATCATCCTGCCGGTGGGCGGCCAGCGCGAGCCGGTCGCCATCCAGCACCTGATGCCGTTCCGCGCCGACGAGAACGATTACTGGCACCGCGGTGTGGACCTGCAGCTGGACGGCGTGGCGGTGCTGAGTTTCTCCACCCAGCGGGTGCCGCCGGCGGTGCAGAAGCTGCTCGACTACAGCGGCGTGTCCAAGGACGAGATCGACTACTTCGTGTTCCACCAGGCCAACCGGATGATCAACGAGACCATCCGCAAGAAGCTCGGCCTGCCGGTGGAGAAAGTGCCTTCGACCCTGCGCGATTTCGGCAACACCAGCGGCGCCTCGTTGCCGGTGACCATGACCGCACGCATCAACAAGGAACTGGAGTGCGGCCCCAAACGGGTGCTGCTCTGCGGCTTCGGGATCGGCCTGTCCTGGGGCACGGCCATCGTGGACGTCGAGAACGCCGTCTTCCCAGCGCTGATCGAAGCATGAACACCGAGCGCGATCCATTTTCCCTGGAAGGCAAGCGCGTCCTCGTGACCGGCGCTTCATCGGGTATTGGTCGACAAATTGCCATCACTTGCTCGCAGATGGGAGCGCGGATCGTCATCACCGGGCGCAACGCGGAGAGGTTGCAAGCCACATTCGATGAGCTGGAAGGCGAAGGCCACACGCAAATCGTGGCGGATTTGGCTGTACAGGAAGGCATTGACCGCGTGGTGGGTGCCAGCGGTGTCATCGACGGTTTGGCGCATGCAGCCGGCATGTCCAAGCTAGCCCCCTTTCGCATGATTGGCCAGGCGCACCTGGATGCCACATTTGCAGCCAACACCTACGCCCCCATGCTGCTGACTCGAGGCCTGCTGGCGAAAAAACAGATCGCGCCGGGCGGCTCCCTGCTGTTCATTGCCTCGATTGCCTCGCACATAGGTCCGCTGGCCAGCAGCGCCTATGCTGCCAGCAAGAGCGCCCTGCTTGGCATGATGCGCTCGCTGGGTATGGAAGTAGCCAAGCAAGGCATGCGTGCCAACTGCATCGCACCGGGTTATGTGCGCACTCCCTTGCTGGATGGCTTGCAGGGAAGCGGCGGCAATATGGACAGCCTGTTTGAATTGACGCCACTTGGCATGGGCGAGCCAGAAGACGTGGCTTACGCAGCAGTGTTCTATCTTTCCGATGCCAGCCGCTGGATCACGCGCAACTACTTCATTCTTGATGGCGGGTTTTCTACGCCTATGGACATCTACGCATGAGCAATGCGGCGCAACAAGCCTTTTCACTGACAGGCAAAACCATTCTGGTGACGGGTGCATCATCGGG encodes:
- a CDS encoding PilZ domain-containing protein translates to MSGASDGAVHHPAEAELFHDTLSCELALPADFTLGNGSGRFGAGEALLRGLTQIEDLRSEDGTEERGELPLQLQRMDAKLDLMLVLLGRLTRQHEDALPLRPLRWSHRGLRLELGSRSGAAPGAAGLLRLQPSDWLPDHLELPVKVLAEAVAGSGFYLWLRFETLPPGLEEALERHLFRLHRRQIADSRRAAGRVPPAP
- a CDS encoding response regulator — its product is MRVIIVDDHTLVRAGLSRLLQTFADIDVVAEASNAQQAVDLVTLHRPDLVLMDLSLPGRSGLDALTDVLQTSPRTRVVMMSMHDDPVHVRDALDRGATGFVVKDAAPLELELALRAASANQVFLSPQISSKMIAPMLGRERPVGIAALSPRQREILRQIGRGQSNKEIASDLGISVKTVETHRARMMESLGCRRANDLVLLAARHQNELT
- the rpoN gene encoding RNA polymerase factor sigma-54, with amino-acid sequence MKPTVSAQLGQQLHLTPQLLQSIRLLQLDGMQLEMEIRRALETNPLLELEEPEGVLEPVVNHDTALETAAFDELPESSMWDIPAAGWSEGEDDRMQRIAAGESTDPQLRVLQRLALELDERELEVAAFWLEHSDDAGYLDGALDTLTLLACARFDGSAAQVEAVRQQLLHGDPAGLAACDLRECLSVQLAALPGRVAGRHLAARILDGDLNLLASHDYALLARQLDAETDDVREAVRLILSLQPRPGDSLLPENLGHVIPDVVAWHSDGTWRVALNPATTHRVTVNPMHERALAEAGETAAPLREMLQEARWLTRGLSMRYETLLRTTRAIVERQAVFLVKGEEAMAPLTLKEVADAIGMHESTVSRITTGKYLQTPRGTFELKHFFAVRLDGAAVSGQAVRAMVRRLIESEPSGRPLADEAIAGLLSRQGVNVARRTVAKYREQLDIAPARERRRTKPLLARAG
- a CDS encoding response regulator encodes the protein MNKLSVLLVDDHEGFINAAMRHFRKLDWMEVIGSAANGLEAIERSESLRPQVVLMDLAMPEMGGLQATRLIKTQDQAPYIVIASHFDDAEHREHAMRAGADNFVSKLSYIQEVMPILEGLRTEGVPA
- a CDS encoding sigma-54 dependent transcriptional regulator; this encodes MSESRILVIDDDAMRAERTVSLLEFMDLNPRWVTDVADVNPGRHRQSEWMAILVGGLDDQAQADAFFGWVARSALPPPVLLLDGEAQAFARRHGLHEANVWQLEAPLRHAQLEALLRRASLKRLDAEHQAGAVQDNGPTGNSAAVARLRRLIDQVAAFDTTVLVLGESGTGKEVVARAIHQQSPRRDGPFVAINCGAIPPDLLESELFGHEKGSFTGALNARKGRFEMAEGGTLLLDEIGDMSLPMQVKLLRVLQERSFERVGGNVTIRCNVRVIAATHRNLEERIAGNQFREDLFYRLNVFPIEMPALRERSDDLPALVNTIAAQLARTGRGEVRFSEEALQALRGYDWPGNVRELTNLVERLAVLHPSGLVRVQDLPARYRGDFASSIDVSAPPAPIAAADPRRAPNLVDLHVAPKALSDPPESAARAAATLPESGLDLRGHMANIELALINEALERTQGVVAHAAQLLGLRRTTLVEKLRKYGIDRDQTELAG
- a CDS encoding DegT/DnrJ/EryC1/StrS family aminotransferase; protein product: MPIPVTSPLLPPLDEFVPYLEKIWSSRILTNGGDMHRTLEKALADYLGVGHLALLTNGTLALLTALQALRVTGEVITTPYSFVATAHALLWKGIKPVFVDIDPVTLNLDPQRIEAAITPQTTAIMPVHCYGTPCDTAAIERVADTYNLKVIYDAAHAFGVKDEGGSILRHGDLSVLSFHATKVFNTFEGGAIVCPDEKTYQRISRLKNFGFVDETTVVATGINGKMNEVSAAFGLLQLSHIDRALAQRRQIDGDYRRRLARVRGVRCLAPRSPALANYASFPILIEDDFPSTRDGLHQLMRSHDVLVRRYFYPLISDFPMYRGLPSAAPAGLPVARQMAERVLCLPIYPGLSPADVDLIANLIADAGSASACAPARSRTVTTPSPAHPVEHE
- a CDS encoding acyl carrier protein translates to MSQATFIENFLSATDFQNPVEVTPETVLRELPEWDSLAALGVIVMFDMEYGKTITGEHLAAAVTVGDLYQLTEA
- a CDS encoding ketoacyl-ACP synthase III, encoding MPTSTLHNVRFAGMATCVPRRIVSNLTDCRPQIRSERERLVRNIGIETRRMAQEWQCFSDLAFDAAQALLERLQWQREEVDALIVVTQSPDYPIPATAIILQDRLGLSHATVAFDVNLGCSAYPFGINLLGSMIAAGGVKKGLLLVGDRSANLEDPIFSDSGTATALEFSADAAPMYFDLNSDGSGYKAIILPVGGQREPVAIQHLMPFRADENDYWHRGVDLQLDGVAVLSFSTQRVPPAVQKLLDYSGVSKDEIDYFVFHQANRMINETIRKKLGLPVEKVPSTLRDFGNTSGASLPVTMTARINKELECGPKRVLLCGFGIGLSWGTAIVDVENAVFPALIEA
- a CDS encoding SDR family NAD(P)-dependent oxidoreductase, with the translated sequence MNTERDPFSLEGKRVLVTGASSGIGRQIAITCSQMGARIVITGRNAERLQATFDELEGEGHTQIVADLAVQEGIDRVVGASGVIDGLAHAAGMSKLAPFRMIGQAHLDATFAANTYAPMLLTRGLLAKKQIAPGGSLLFIASIASHIGPLASSAYAASKSALLGMMRSLGMEVAKQGMRANCIAPGYVRTPLLDGLQGSGGNMDSLFELTPLGMGEPEDVAYAAVFYLSDASRWITRNYFILDGGFSTPMDIYA